One segment of Vibrio orientalis CIP 102891 = ATCC 33934 DNA contains the following:
- a CDS encoding imelysin family protein has translation MNVKNLLAQSVAASLLIASGSVFAANVTKDQVVEHYADVAHAVFADSVTTAKALDVSIENFLANPTAAKFEQVKQVWLASRVPYQQSEVFRFGNAVVDDWEGQLNAWPLDEGLIDYVSADYQYELGNEGANANIVANTELTIGASKLDVAKITPQLIADLNEVGGSEANVASGYHAIEFLLWGQDLNGTNAGAGQRAYTDFVVGAECTNGHCDRRGDFLKAAAELLVQDLEWMENQWSADVKGNYREELLNDSADNGLRKMLFGMGSLSLGELAGERMKVALEANSTEDEHDCFSDNTHNSHYYNEQGIYNVYTGLYKREDGTLLSGPSIHDLVSQNDKQAAQEIQKQFDMTRSQVGQLVTSAEKNNQYFDQLIAAGNTQGNALVNDTIMSLVAQTVQIERAAKIVGITSLNPDTADHEF, from the coding sequence ATGAATGTAAAAAACCTCTTGGCTCAATCTGTCGCCGCTTCACTTTTGATCGCTAGCGGTTCAGTTTTCGCAGCAAACGTAACAAAAGATCAAGTCGTAGAGCATTATGCGGATGTTGCTCACGCAGTATTTGCAGACTCTGTGACGACTGCTAAAGCGCTAGATGTTTCAATCGAAAACTTTCTAGCTAATCCAACTGCAGCTAAATTTGAACAAGTAAAGCAAGTATGGCTTGCTTCTCGCGTACCGTACCAACAGTCTGAAGTATTCCGTTTTGGTAACGCGGTTGTTGATGATTGGGAAGGTCAACTTAACGCTTGGCCACTGGATGAAGGCTTAATCGATTACGTTTCTGCTGATTACCAATATGAACTAGGTAATGAAGGCGCTAACGCAAATATCGTTGCAAACACAGAGCTGACTATTGGCGCATCTAAACTCGACGTTGCGAAAATTACGCCCCAACTTATTGCAGACTTAAACGAAGTAGGTGGTTCTGAAGCGAACGTTGCATCAGGCTACCACGCGATTGAATTCTTACTATGGGGCCAAGACTTAAACGGCACTAATGCTGGTGCTGGTCAACGTGCTTACACCGACTTTGTTGTTGGCGCAGAGTGTACCAATGGTCACTGTGATCGTCGTGGCGACTTCTTGAAAGCAGCAGCTGAGCTTCTTGTTCAAGATCTAGAGTGGATGGAAAACCAATGGTCTGCTGACGTGAAAGGTAACTACCGTGAAGAGCTACTAAACGATTCAGCAGATAATGGTCTACGTAAAATGCTATTTGGCATGGGTTCACTATCTCTAGGTGAGCTTGCAGGTGAGCGTATGAAAGTTGCTCTAGAAGCAAACTCAACTGAAGATGAGCATGACTGTTTCTCAGACAACACGCACAACTCGCATTACTACAATGAGCAGGGCATCTATAACGTATACACAGGTCTTTACAAGCGTGAAGATGGCACACTACTGTCAGGCCCAAGTATCCATGACCTTGTAAGCCAAAACGATAAGCAAGCCGCGCAAGAGATTCAAAAGCAGTTTGATATGACTCGTTCTCAGGTCGGTCAATTAGTGACTTCTGCAGAGAAGAACAATCAGTACTTCGACCAGTTAATCGCTGCGGGCAATACGCAAGGTAATGCTCTAGTCAATGACACAATCATGTCTCTAGTAGCGCAAACAGTACAAATTGAACGTGCTGCAAAAATTGTCGGTATCACTAGCCTGAATCCAGATACAGCAGACCATGAGTTCTAA
- a CDS encoding GTP cyclohydrolase II produces MAEVRARVDFKVGVNSNIDAELLSFHGLKTEKEHVAVIFKQADKNQEAPLVRMHSECLTGDVFHSSRCDCGEQLDETINRMGESGGIILYLRQEGRGIGLYNKIDAYKLQSEGMNTYEANNHLGFGDDLRDFTEAAQMLKALGAERIRLVTNNPKKVNDLKEYGIQIEEVVNTSAHVKDGNEGYLQAKVSHGKHNLDI; encoded by the coding sequence ATGGCGGAAGTAAGAGCCAGAGTCGACTTCAAAGTAGGTGTAAACAGTAACATCGATGCGGAGCTACTTTCTTTTCATGGATTGAAAACAGAAAAAGAGCACGTGGCGGTAATATTTAAACAAGCCGATAAAAACCAAGAAGCGCCACTTGTCCGTATGCATTCAGAGTGCCTTACTGGTGATGTATTCCACTCATCACGCTGTGACTGCGGTGAGCAACTTGACGAAACGATCAATCGCATGGGCGAATCTGGCGGCATTATCTTGTACTTACGACAAGAAGGGCGCGGAATTGGTCTATACAATAAAATTGACGCTTATAAGCTTCAAAGCGAAGGAATGAATACCTACGAGGCGAACAACCATCTTGGTTTTGGAGATGATCTTCGTGATTTCACCGAAGCAGCACAGATGCTTAAAGCGTTAGGTGCAGAGCGAATTCGTTTGGTGACCAACAATCCGAAGAAGGTCAATGATCTGAAAGAATATGGCATTCAGATAGAAGAAGTAGTCAATACCTCTGCGCATGTTAAAGATGGCAACGAAGGTTATCTACAAGCCAAAGTCTCTCACGGTAAGCACAATCTAGATATCTAA
- a CDS encoding GGDEF domain-containing protein → MKDRILDSVVEITEQRNSISLGHCVLATLTEMMPVINASLTYYIANTKVVLAEVTLNRGSGSYQWQYENSGMRTSQHDHEAVECDIYKTCRNTHTICYPIPISSDCSAELIVEMDGDIEEYHLLIDGFAKIYKNYLVVLHESERDKLTGLLNRRTLEERLTRCFDLVPGDVDGLNMWVAIIDLDHFKNINDTFGHMIGDEVLLLFAQQMQNYFCNNEQLFRFGGEEFVIIFPPQEKQQVLNTLENFRSLIEQYRFPQVNKVTFSCGLCVISRTQYLPTILDHADKALYFAKESGRNQIQCYEDLSKASSHLNDDDLFDEAELF, encoded by the coding sequence ATGAAAGATAGAATACTGGACTCGGTTGTCGAGATTACTGAGCAGAGAAATTCGATTTCTTTAGGTCATTGTGTATTAGCAACGTTGACCGAAATGATGCCAGTTATCAATGCAAGCCTGACTTATTATATTGCAAATACAAAGGTAGTATTAGCCGAAGTTACATTGAACCGAGGCTCTGGAAGTTATCAATGGCAGTATGAAAACTCGGGTATGCGCACAAGCCAGCATGATCATGAGGCGGTTGAATGCGATATATATAAAACATGCAGAAACACCCATACCATTTGTTATCCGATTCCAATTTCTTCTGATTGCTCCGCTGAGCTTATTGTAGAAATGGATGGCGATATTGAGGAGTATCATTTACTGATAGATGGATTTGCGAAAATCTATAAAAACTACTTAGTTGTTTTGCATGAAAGTGAGCGTGATAAGTTAACCGGACTGCTTAACCGAAGGACATTAGAAGAGCGATTAACACGATGTTTTGACCTAGTCCCCGGTGACGTTGATGGTTTGAATATGTGGGTTGCGATCATCGATTTAGATCACTTTAAAAATATCAACGACACTTTCGGTCACATGATAGGTGATGAAGTACTGTTGTTGTTCGCGCAACAGATGCAAAACTATTTCTGCAACAACGAACAATTATTCCGCTTTGGTGGAGAAGAATTTGTCATCATCTTTCCTCCTCAGGAAAAGCAGCAAGTTTTAAACACGCTAGAGAATTTTCGCTCCTTAATAGAACAATACCGTTTTCCTCAGGTTAACAAGGTGACCTTCAGTTGCGGTTTATGTGTGATTTCTCGGACTCAGTACCTACCTACGATACTCGATCATGCAGACAAAGCGCTCTATTTCGCTAAAGAATCGGGGCGTAATCAAATACAGTGTTATGAGGATCTGTCTAAAGCAAGTTCACATTTAAATGATGATGATCTATTTGATGAGGCAGAGCTATTCTAA
- a CDS encoding BLUF domain-containing protein: MFLVRLVYASTVNLGITPIDIEGLLNKAKKNNESVDVTGLLLFNQNYFLQCLEGSRSRVN, encoded by the coding sequence ATGTTTCTAGTTCGTTTAGTTTATGCTAGTACGGTCAATCTAGGGATCACACCAATAGACATCGAAGGTTTGCTGAACAAAGCCAAAAAAAATAATGAATCAGTCGACGTAACAGGACTGCTTCTTTTTAATCAAAACTATTTCTTACAGTGTCTTGAAGGTTCACGTTCGCGCGTTAATTAA
- a CDS encoding DUF2947 domain-containing protein, which yields MSYLTLDEYQRKWIFTHQSMPAPEEELKAIKPMTQARSSQLWQENISAQSPDVDRLSSSDWPMNESNWKETIDWMAAWESDDESLPEEILAFIDWQDDVTVYFCYEKYNVIETKWSTFKRCWKNFLFYDDGPILIGRRRNEALWFDGNGNVRLGSRK from the coding sequence ATGTCGTATTTAACTTTGGATGAATACCAAAGAAAATGGATTTTCACGCACCAATCGATGCCCGCTCCAGAGGAAGAGCTGAAAGCGATTAAACCGATGACTCAGGCTAGGTCGTCTCAGCTGTGGCAAGAGAACATTAGTGCACAGAGTCCAGATGTGGATCGTTTGAGCTCTTCAGATTGGCCAATGAACGAGTCCAATTGGAAGGAAACGATCGATTGGATGGCCGCGTGGGAGTCTGATGATGAAAGTTTACCTGAAGAAATACTCGCATTTATTGATTGGCAAGATGACGTAACCGTCTACTTTTGCTATGAAAAGTATAACGTTATTGAAACGAAATGGTCGACATTTAAGAGATGTTGGAAGAACTTTTTATTCTATGATGATGGTCCTATTCTGATAGGTCGCCGTCGTAACGAAGCGTTGTGGTTTGATGGTAACGGCAACGTAAGATTAGGTAGTAGAAAGTAA
- a CDS encoding HD domain-containing protein, whose protein sequence is MERLEKQLALLMELDRLKSVLRRTRVKSAEKRLENSAEHSWHVALMAILMEEYANEPVDTGRVVKMLLLHDIVEIDAGDTFVYDTAASAKQEEKELEAAKRLFGMLPEEQGKELFELWLEFESADSADAKFAKALDRIIPMLLNYHNQGQSWQEHGVTREQALTVNQKIQLGSETLWDKAKQIIEEATNNGWLKA, encoded by the coding sequence ATGGAAAGACTAGAGAAGCAACTAGCTCTGTTAATGGAGTTAGATCGCCTCAAGTCGGTGTTGCGCCGTACTCGGGTTAAAAGCGCAGAAAAACGTCTAGAGAACAGTGCAGAACATAGTTGGCACGTAGCGCTGATGGCGATTTTAATGGAAGAGTATGCAAACGAGCCTGTCGATACTGGGCGAGTGGTGAAAATGCTACTTCTCCATGACATTGTTGAAATAGACGCTGGTGACACTTTCGTTTATGACACCGCCGCATCGGCTAAGCAAGAAGAGAAAGAGCTCGAAGCGGCCAAGCGCCTTTTTGGTATGCTGCCCGAAGAGCAAGGCAAAGAGCTCTTTGAACTATGGTTAGAATTTGAATCAGCGGACAGTGCTGATGCCAAGTTTGCCAAAGCGCTCGATCGCATTATTCCTATGCTGTTGAATTACCATAATCAAGGTCAAAGTTGGCAGGAACATGGTGTGACAAGGGAGCAAGCGTTAACGGTGAACCAAAAAATTCAGCTTGGTTCTGAAACGTTGTGGGATAAAGCGAAACAAATTATTGAAGAGGCCACCAATAATGGTTGGCTAAAAGCATAG
- the rimJ gene encoding ribosomal protein S5-alanine N-acetyltransferase, with protein sequence MKRVSTPTQAYEVDQDIVIRTAEPTDGKLISDYFIANRAHLKPWEPKREDAFYSESGWTQRLIKLNELHRMGLGYYLIILDKETNQMLGTVSFSNVSRFPFHACNMGYSLADSAQGRGVMTRAVKMAVNYMFKIQNMHRIMASYMPRNTRSELVLERVGFKKEGFAEKYLLIDGQWEDHNLTSLVNPNWEDA encoded by the coding sequence ATGAAAAGAGTAAGTACGCCTACCCAAGCTTATGAAGTAGATCAAGACATTGTTATCCGCACGGCTGAGCCGACGGATGGCAAGTTAATATCAGATTACTTTATAGCAAATCGAGCGCATTTGAAGCCTTGGGAACCAAAACGCGAAGACGCTTTTTATTCCGAATCAGGCTGGACGCAGCGCTTGATAAAGCTCAATGAGTTACATCGAATGGGGCTTGGGTACTACCTGATTATCTTGGATAAAGAAACCAACCAAATGCTTGGTACGGTTTCATTTAGCAACGTCTCTCGTTTTCCGTTTCATGCCTGCAACATGGGTTATTCGCTGGCTGATAGTGCCCAAGGTCGTGGCGTGATGACTCGAGCGGTGAAAATGGCGGTTAACTACATGTTCAAAATCCAAAATATGCACCGCATTATGGCTAGTTATATGCCTAGAAATACACGCAGTGAATTGGTGTTGGAACGTGTGGGGTTTAAAAAAGAAGGCTTTGCTGAAAAATACTTGTTGATTGACGGCCAGTGGGAAGACCACAATTTAACGTCACTAGTGAATCCAAACTGGGAGGATGCGTAA